The proteins below are encoded in one region of candidate division WOR-3 bacterium:
- a CDS encoding lipoprotein-releasing ABC transporter permease subunit gives MGQDSPLSESSFRRRLAFEFFIARRYLKGRGKRFFSGNATIAMGGVFVGVAAIIIVLSVQNGFHKELRDRILGSSPHIVVSQYGYKPIDYTGPGDTIVEKIRSVPGVTEVAPFLYSKILMKAGPLVEGGVVRGVEPELEGRLTDIAQSVVEGSFSFDSSGVVIGVELARSLGVFVGDRIVLASPFSGTGTPLGYLPRTKSFRVNGVFDAGMYEYNASFVFVDLGDLQEFLGLPGKVNGYEVRVVDVDNAGRVARRIAMKLDMPFRAIDWITQNKNLFTALRLEKTVTFIVLVLIVLVAAFNIIGMLTMMVIRKTREIGILKTIGTKSPSITRIFMLVGALIGVIGTGLGAVFGFVVSWLLNRYRFVNLPGDVYFIKNLPVQMQWQDFVVVCLSALVITFAATIYPAYRAAKLQPVEAIRYE, from the coding sequence ATGGGTCAGGACAGTCCGCTTTCGGAAAGTTCTTTCAGACGCCGGCTGGCGTTTGAGTTTTTCATTGCCCGGCGTTATCTAAAAGGACGGGGAAAGAGGTTTTTTTCTGGCAACGCAACAATAGCGATGGGCGGAGTTTTTGTTGGCGTGGCGGCGATTATCATCGTGCTTTCGGTCCAAAATGGGTTTCATAAGGAGTTGCGGGACAGGATTCTTGGTTCATCACCCCATATCGTGGTTTCTCAGTACGGGTACAAACCGATTGATTACACCGGACCGGGCGATACGATAGTAGAGAAAATCAGAAGTGTGCCCGGAGTAACCGAGGTAGCACCGTTTCTCTATTCAAAAATTTTAATGAAGGCGGGTCCGCTCGTCGAAGGTGGTGTGGTGCGCGGGGTAGAACCGGAACTGGAAGGCAGGTTGACCGATATCGCCCAAAGCGTTGTTGAGGGTTCATTTTCATTTGACTCTTCCGGTGTTGTCATCGGTGTGGAACTGGCAAGGTCATTGGGGGTGTTTGTCGGTGACCGGATCGTACTTGCCTCGCCGTTTTCCGGTACGGGTACGCCTCTGGGTTATCTGCCCCGGACAAAGTCGTTCCGGGTCAACGGTGTTTTCGATGCCGGGATGTATGAGTACAACGCCAGTTTCGTGTTTGTTGATTTAGGTGACCTGCAGGAGTTTTTAGGGCTGCCCGGTAAGGTAAACGGTTATGAAGTACGGGTGGTTGATGTTGACAATGCGGGACGGGTAGCGCGGCGGATTGCAATGAAACTGGATATGCCGTTTCGAGCAATTGACTGGATAACGCAGAACAAAAATCTTTTTACCGCGCTGCGACTGGAAAAAACAGTAACCTTTATTGTGCTGGTGCTTATTGTACTGGTGGCGGCATTTAACATCATCGGGATGCTGACGATGATGGTCATCAGAAAAACCCGGGAGATTGGGATTTTGAAGACGATTGGCACCAAATCACCCAGTATCACCCGGATATTTATGCTTGTGGGTGCGTTAATTGGCGTGATTGGAACCGGATTGGGAGCGGTGTTCGGGTTTGTTGTGTCCTGGCTTTTGAACCGTTACCGTTTTGTTAATTTACCGGGCGATGTGTATTTTATTAAAAATCTACCGGTGCAGATGCAGTGGCAGGATTTTGTTGTCGTCTGTTTGTCGGCGCTGGTTATAACATTTGCTGCCACCATTTATCCTGCTTACCGGGCAGCAAAGCTGCAACCGGTGGAGGCGATCCGTTATGAATGA
- a CDS encoding ABC transporter ATP-binding protein: protein MNEPVLIAEGLWRSFKTGPEKLDVLKGVQFEVHRGELVAIVGPSGSGKSTLLHILGGLDRPDKGRVILDSIDIFKYPESRLPELRNQKVGFVFQFHHLLAEFTVLENVAMPLLIAGVERQAALTKAEQVLEEVGFTTRLQHRPGELSGGERALVAVARALANTPAVVFADEPTGNLDTRSATALMDLLVKLTEEKGRTILVVTHNETLAARARRRLRLCDGRLKDETL, encoded by the coding sequence ATGAATGAGCCGGTGTTGATTGCGGAAGGGCTGTGGCGCAGTTTTAAGACCGGGCCCGAAAAACTGGATGTACTGAAAGGCGTCCAATTTGAAGTGCACCGGGGTGAACTGGTGGCGATTGTTGGTCCATCCGGGTCCGGTAAATCAACACTTTTGCACATTCTCGGCGGGCTGGACCGGCCCGATAAAGGCAGGGTTATCCTTGATTCCATTGATATTTTCAAGTATCCTGAATCAAGGTTGCCGGAGTTACGCAACCAGAAGGTCGGTTTTGTGTTTCAGTTTCATCACCTTTTGGCTGAGTTTACCGTGCTGGAAAATGTTGCGATGCCTTTGCTCATTGCCGGTGTTGAACGACAAGCAGCGTTGACCAAAGCAGAACAGGTGCTGGAGGAGGTGGGTTTTACCACACGATTACAGCATCGTCCGGGCGAACTTTCGGGCGGGGAACGGGCGCTGGTTGCGGTGGCGCGGGCGCTGGCAAATACGCCGGCGGTGGTGTTTGCTGATGAACCGACCGGAAATCTGGACACGAGGTCGGCGACGGCTCTGATGGATTTACTCGTGAAGTTAACCGAGGAGAAAGGGAGAACGATTCTGGTTGTTACCCATAATGAGACACTGGCGGCTCGGGCGCGAAGAAGATTAAGGTTATGTGATGGGAGGCTGAAAGATGAAACTTTGTGA
- the lysS gene encoding lysine--tRNA ligase translates to MSGNEFQPSTPIGYEVRMQKLSQLREKGILPYAYRFERTHLAAEVLENFETLQGKVVSVAGRLLTRRRHGKTQFGHIQDRSGKLQIYLRQDTLGQEVYEQLELLDIGDVLGLRGEVFKTKTGEVTVHVQEWQLLAKSLQPLPEKFHGLRDVEIRYRQRYLDLLVNQDSRRVFEIRAKIIHLIRQFLDERGFIEVETPVLQPIYGGAAARPFQTYYNVLEQEMFLRISDELYLKRLVVGGLERVYEIGKDFRNEGLDRFHNPEFTQMELYQAYADYYDMMALVEELFKFLAQELYGRTEIEFGGHKIDFGKPWRRLRFVEALQEKIDANPLELSDGLLTKVAARFGIEVKPGTSRAKLLDKLFSELIQDSIIEPTFVMDHPKETTPLAKPHRDDGRLVERFEPVVCGMEVGNAFSELNDPLEQRQRFEEAVQRNEEFATVDDDYCRALEYGMPPTGGLGIGIDRLVMLFTNQDSIRDVILFPQLKKEK, encoded by the coding sequence ATGAGTGGTAATGAGTTTCAACCTTCAACGCCGATAGGTTATGAAGTTCGGATGCAAAAACTTTCCCAGTTGCGGGAAAAGGGTATTTTGCCTTATGCTTACCGGTTTGAGCGAACTCACCTTGCCGCTGAGGTGCTGGAAAATTTTGAGACGCTTCAGGGTAAAGTGGTGAGTGTTGCCGGTCGGCTCTTAACCCGGCGCCGGCACGGTAAAACGCAGTTTGGTCATATCCAGGACCGGAGTGGCAAACTGCAGATTTACCTGCGGCAGGATACACTGGGGCAGGAGGTTTATGAGCAACTGGAACTTCTTGACATCGGGGATGTGCTCGGGCTGCGGGGCGAGGTTTTCAAGACCAAAACCGGTGAAGTGACGGTTCATGTTCAGGAGTGGCAACTGCTTGCCAAGTCACTGCAGCCATTGCCGGAGAAGTTTCATGGGTTACGCGATGTTGAGATACGCTATCGGCAACGGTATCTCGACCTTTTAGTGAACCAGGATTCACGCCGGGTGTTTGAAATCCGGGCAAAGATAATCCACCTTATCCGGCAGTTTCTTGACGAACGGGGCTTCATTGAAGTAGAGACGCCGGTTTTACAGCCAATCTACGGTGGTGCGGCGGCAAGGCCATTTCAAACTTATTACAATGTGCTGGAACAGGAGATGTTTTTAAGAATCTCGGATGAGTTGTATCTGAAACGGTTGGTCGTCGGCGGTTTGGAGCGGGTGTACGAAATCGGCAAGGATTTTCGAAATGAGGGACTGGACCGGTTTCACAATCCGGAATTTACCCAGATGGAACTTTATCAGGCGTACGCCGACTATTACGATATGATGGCACTGGTCGAAGAGCTTTTTAAGTTTTTGGCGCAGGAGTTGTACGGCAGGACCGAGATTGAGTTTGGCGGGCACAAAATTGACTTTGGTAAACCTTGGCGCCGGTTGCGGTTTGTTGAGGCGCTGCAGGAGAAGATTGATGCCAATCCGCTAGAGTTGAGTGATGGGCTATTGACAAAGGTGGCGGCGCGTTTTGGAATTGAAGTTAAACCCGGGACATCACGGGCAAAGTTACTTGATAAGTTGTTCAGTGAGTTGATTCAGGACAGTATTATTGAGCCCACTTTTGTGATGGACCATCCCAAGGAGACAACACCGCTGGCAAAGCCGCATCGGGATGATGGGCGATTGGTGGAGCGGTTTGAACCGGTGGTGTGTGGCATGGAGGTCGGTAACGCCTTCAGTGAATTGAACGACCCGCTGGAACAGCGGCAGCGATTTGAGGAGGCGGTACAGAGGAATGAGGAGTTCGCGACCGTTGACGACGACTACTGTCGTGCCCTCGAATATGGAATGCCGCCGACCGGCGGTTTGGGGATTGGCATTGACCGGCTGGTGATGCTTTTTACCAACCAGGATTCAATTCGCGATGTGATTCTCTTTCCGCAGTTGAAGAAGGAAAAATAA
- the ruvX gene encoding Holliday junction resolvase RuvX, with protein MFRILCLDLGERRTGVAISDETRTIAQSLTTISHKSPEQLISALQRICADNNVGRIVIGLPLSLSGKPSTRSEKIRQFAHRLSKDLSLPVELFDERFSTNRAQEIYTEVTGRRFRSPATRRRQTTSPIDRIAATIILENYLAQTGHQTER; from the coding sequence ATGTTCCGTATTCTCTGTCTGGACCTCGGTGAACGCCGCACCGGCGTGGCGATTTCCGACGAAACCCGCACAATCGCCCAGAGCCTGACAACCATCTCCCACAAAAGCCCAGAACAACTTATCAGCGCGCTTCAGCGCATCTGCGCTGATAATAATGTGGGACGCATTGTCATCGGTTTGCCCTTAAGCCTTTCCGGTAAACCCAGTACCCGCTCAGAGAAAATCCGCCAGTTTGCCCATAGATTGAGTAAAGACCTTTCCCTGCCGGTGGAACTGTTTGACGAACGCTTCTCCACCAATCGCGCGCAGGAAATCTATACCGAAGTAACGGGTCGGCGTTTTCGCTCCCCTGCCACCCGGCGCCGGCAGACAACATCTCCTATTGACCGGATTGCCGCCACGATTATTCTTGAAAACTACCTTGCGCAGACCGGTCATCAAACCGAAAGGTAA